Genomic segment of Paenibacillus sp. FSL R5-0912:
GGCGAGGTTTTTTACCGTTTCAGCAAAGTGCACCCGGAATACTTCAAGGCCATTATGGAATACGAGACCGCAGAGATTGACTTCGATAGGGGAATCACGGACGCCTCCAGAGAGGAATGTTATGCCTTGGGTGAGACGATGACAGAGTACTTAATCGGGCTAACCCGCAAAGGGATAGAAGAGGGCGTAATCCGTACAAGCCTGAATCCAGTCCAAACCGCGCTGGTGCTGTGGTCTTGTGTGATCGGTGTTTTGAATACAGCGCGGAAGAAGGGGAATTATCTCAGGCAGATGCATTCGACAACACCGGATGAACTCGTAATGGCAGCCTTCCATCTGATGCTTGAGTCTATAAAAGTCTAGAGGAGCGGGTCCATTGAAAGGAAAGAGGCGCATTAAAATATTGAAGCTAATTATTTCGCTTATTGCCGGGCTAGTCCTTGCCGTGTTTGCCTTATTAATGCTCTTTAGCGGGGTCTTCAGACAGCAGCATTACTTGCAGCCTTGGAAGCCGGGCTACTCCGCAGCTATGACAGATCCCAGATTGAGACTGGCCGCACATGGTCTGCTGGCTGCAAGCGGGCATAATATGCAGCCTTGGCGGATCAAGCTGGATCAGAAGAATGATAAAGTGTTTACGCTATATGCCGACAACAGACGTCTGTCTCCGGCGGTCGATCCTGAAGCAAGACAGTTCATGATTTCACAGGGAACCTTTCTGGAATATGTACGGATTGCAGGACAACAGCTGGGTTATCAGGTAGATATCAAACTGTTTCCTGAAGGCGAGTATGATGAGAGCAGACTGGAAGAGAGTATGGCTAGCAAACCAGTTGCACGTCTTACGCTCAATAGCATAAGTCTGGTGAGCCAGCCGCCGCTCTACAATTATTTGTTCCAGCCGGATACCAACAGGGGACCTTATACTTCCGATAAGCTCAGCCTAGCTCAATTGAAGGGACTGCAGAGTATTAATGATATCAGCGGTCTACATATGAATATTGCTCAGGATCCAGGCAATATGAAGATATTGGGGGACTATGCCGTGGAGGCGGCAGTAATAGAGGCTGGTGTAGATTCTGTGATGCAGGAATCCGCACGGATCTTCCGTGCCAATGAACGGGAGAAGAATCAATTCCGTGATGGATTCTCTGTAGAAGGACAGGGGACTAGCGGTATTATGCGCCATATCCTTCAGGGTGCAGTAACTCTGTTTCCATCCATGAACGAAGGGAAAGCCGCTTCGAAGCAGTTTATCAACTCCACAACGGCTTCGGTCAACAGCACACCTGCGTACGCGCTAATTATCAGCGATGACAACAGCCGGATCAGTCAGGTCCGGAGCGGCATGCTCTACAGCCGGTTAACCTTGACCGCCCACCTCGAGGGGCTGGCGATGCAGCCGTTAAGCCAGGTGCTGGAGGAATATCCGGAGATGAGTGTGCTGTACAGCGGAATTCACAGCGTGTATGCCGCTCCAGGTCAGACGATTCAAATGCTGGCTCGTGTGGGTACTCCGCTTAAGACAGCGCCGCTTAGCATGAGGCGGGATGTGCTGGAGCTACTGGACAATAATTAAATCCGTAAATCTGCTAGAGATAGGAACAAGCCTTCACTCTGTGGATATTCTCTATCCTGTTGGATCAAATCCGTGAAGAACCTGGAGTTCAAGGTAATGTACAAAATAGTTTCAAAAAAATGCTTGCAATCACAATCCATACATGATATATTCTATTTCTGGCCGCGAAACATCAACGCCGAGCTCGAAAAGAAGTTGAAAAAAAGAGCTTGCATTGATCGGTTGGATGTGATATATTATAAGAGTTGCTGGTGACGCGGTAGTCGTTGCTGACAACGAGCTTGATCTTTGAAAACTGAACAACGAGTGAGTACCTGGAGATCGCTTCGGCGAGATCCAAAATAGAGAATGAAAATTCTCGTCAGATGTTTCAAAATGAGCAATCGCTCTTTCTAAAACCAATTTGGAGAGTTTGATCCTGGCTCAGGACGAACGCTGGCGGCATGCCTAATACATGCAAGTCGAGCGGAGTTCATTTGAAAGCTTGCTTTCAAATGAATTTAGCGGCGGACGGGTGAGTAACACGTAGGCAACCTGCCCTCAAGACTGGGATAACTACCGGAAACGGTAGCTAATACCGGATAATTTCTTTCCTCTCCTGAAGAGAGAATGAAAGGCGGAGCAATCTGCCACTTGGGGATGGGCCTGCGGCGCATTAGCTAGTTGGTGGGGTAACGGCTCACCAAGGCGACGATGCGTAGCCGACCTGAGAGGGTGAACGGCCACACTGGGACTGAGACACGGCCCAGACTCCTACGGGAGGCAGCAGTAGGGAATCTTCCGCAATGGGCGAAAGCCTGACGGAGCAATGCCGCGTGAGTGATGAAGGTTTTCGGATCGTAAAGCTCTGTTGCCAGGGAAGAACGTCCGGTAGAGTAACTGCTACCGGAGTGACGGTACCTGAGAAGAAAGCCCCGGCTAACTACGTGCCAGCAGCCGCGGTAATACGTAGGGGGCAAGCGTTGTCCGGAATTATTGGGCGTAAAGCGCGCGCAGGCGGTCATTTAAGTCTGGTGTTTAAACCTTGGGCTCAACCTGGGGTCGCACTGGAAACTGGGTGACTTGAGTACAGAAGAGGAAAGTGGAATTCCACGTGTAGCGGTGAAATGCGTAGATATGTGGAGGAACACCAGTGGCGAAGGCGACTTTCTGGGCTGTAACTGACGCTGAGGCGCGAAAGCGTGGGGAGCAAACAGGATTAGATACCCTGGTAGTCCACGCCGTAAACGATGAGTGCTAGGTGTTAGGGGTTTCGATACCCTTGGTGCCGAAGTTAACACAGTAAGCACTCC
This window contains:
- a CDS encoding Acg family FMN-binding oxidoreductase, with the protein product MKLIISLIAGLVLAVFALLMLFSGVFRQQHYLQPWKPGYSAAMTDPRLRLAAHGLLAASGHNMQPWRIKLDQKNDKVFTLYADNRRLSPAVDPEARQFMISQGTFLEYVRIAGQQLGYQVDIKLFPEGEYDESRLEESMASKPVARLTLNSISLVSQPPLYNYLFQPDTNRGPYTSDKLSLAQLKGLQSINDISGLHMNIAQDPGNMKILGDYAVEAAVIEAGVDSVMQESARIFRANEREKNQFRDGFSVEGQGTSGIMRHILQGAVTLFPSMNEGKAASKQFINSTTASVNSTPAYALIISDDNSRISQVRSGMLYSRLTLTAHLEGLAMQPLSQVLEEYPEMSVLYSGIHSVYAAPGQTIQMLARVGTPLKTAPLSMRRDVLELLDNN
- a CDS encoding TetR/AcrR family transcriptional regulator; this encodes MGSVERRMKEKEIRRNDIIEAAETVFFARGYQNTTMDDIATAAEFSKRTLYVYFNSKEQLYFEIMIRGYRLMQGMLQQELLETKTANAIESLMQMGEVFYRFSKVHPEYFKAIMEYETAEIDFDRGITDASREECYALGETMTEYLIGLTRKGIEEGVIRTSLNPVQTALVLWSCVIGVLNTARKKGNYLRQMHSTTPDELVMAAFHLMLESIKV